The following DNA comes from Meles meles chromosome 8, mMelMel3.1 paternal haplotype, whole genome shotgun sequence.
CAGGTGGAAAAGGCTTTCTGTCTGCCTGATGCAGATTGGATCCTCAGGATGGCTAAGATGATGGCAGTGTAGGTGACCGTGATGAGGAGCAGGGAACTGAGAAGTGTGATCCCAGCTAAAATAAAGATGACCATTTCTGTGCTGAAGGCATCTGCACAGGACAGGGCCAAAAGAGCTGTGgtatcacagaagaaatgattgaTGCTGGAATCACAAAATGCCAAGCTGCTTATCACACAGACTGATACCAGAGAATTTGTGAAGCCTATTGCATATGGCAGGACTCCCAGCCAGTTGCACACTTTCTGGGACATAATCATTGAATATAATAAGGGATTGCAGATTGCTacgtagcggtcataggccatcgatcccagaagaaaacactCACTGCACACCAACCCCACAAAAAAGTACATTTGAACAAAGCAGGCAACAAAAGAGATGGTTTTCTGTTGGGACTGGAAATTTACCAGTGCCTTGGGTGTTACAGTGGAGgaataaaatatgtcaatgaacgCTAAGTTGCTAAGGAAAAAGTACATTGGGGTGTGAAGCTGAGAGTCGATTCTGATTAACATGAGGAGCCCAATGTTTCCCAAAACAgtgaacagataaataaagagaaacattAAGAAAAGACTGACTTGCAGTTCCGGGTGATTTTCAAATCCAGAAAGGATGAAGAAAGTTACCTCAGTGAAATTGTTCCCAGTC
Coding sequences within:
- the LOC123948598 gene encoding olfactory receptor 8I2 encodes the protein MTGNNFTEVTFFILSGFENHPELQVSLFLMFLFIYLFTVLGNIGLLMLIRIDSQLHTPMYFFLSNLAFIDIFYSSTVTPKALVNFQSQQKTISFVACFVQMYFFVGLVCSECFLLGSMAYDRYVAICNPLLYSMIMSQKVCNWLGVLPYAIGFTNSLVSVCVISSLAFCDSSINHFFCDTTALLALSCADAFSTEMVIFILAGITLLSSLLLITVTYTAIILAILRIQSASGRQKAFSTCASHLMGVTIFYGSLIFTYLQPDNTSSLTQAQVASVFYTIVIPMLNPLIYSLRNKDVKNAVLRVIHRKLLS